A genomic window from bacterium includes:
- the lepA gene encoding translation elongation factor 4: MSQSNIRNFSIIAHIDHGKSTLADRILEYTGALSQREKKDQFLDDMDLERERGITIKARAVRLKYEAKDGKSYEFNLIDTPGHVDFHYEVSRSLAACDGALLVIDATQGVQAQTLANAHMAAQNNVEMVPVINKIDLPNSDVEGTLQQCEDVLAIPSEMAVAVSAKTGEGVEEVLEAIVKHLPQPRGSEEKPLRALIFDSWFDAYLGAVALVRVVDGSIEVGQKIRLMNVGKEFEVQKLGIFDPHQRDVETLSTGEVGMVVANIKQVADTKVGDTVTGAARPAAEPLPGFREVKPMVFAGLYPTDPGQYEELKEAMEKLRLNDSSFTYEPETSGALGFGFRAGFLGSLHIEIVQERLEREYGLTLVSTAPTVVYEVLTTQGDIVRVDNPAKLPEPTQIDEIREPYALASIMCPNESLGAIMQLCQDRRGEQSNMEYFGRDQVMIKYNMPFAEMMFDFFDQLKTVSRGYASLDYEIVGYRPAKLVKLTVLINGDPVDALSTIVHRENAQYRGRELVHKLRGLIPRQQYEVAIQAAIGSRVIARETVKALRKDVIAKCYGGDVTRKRKLLEKQKEGKRRMKRVGSVEIPQEAFLSVLKVR, translated from the coding sequence ATGTCCCAATCCAATATAAGAAATTTCTCGATCATCGCGCATATCGACCACGGGAAGTCCACGCTGGCCGACCGCATATTGGAGTATACCGGCGCACTGTCGCAGAGGGAGAAGAAGGACCAGTTCCTCGACGACATGGATCTGGAGCGCGAGCGCGGCATCACCATCAAGGCGCGCGCGGTGCGCCTCAAATATGAGGCGAAGGACGGGAAGAGTTACGAGTTCAACCTGATAGACACGCCCGGCCACGTGGATTTTCACTACGAGGTCAGCCGGTCTCTCGCCGCCTGCGACGGGGCGCTGCTGGTCATCGACGCGACGCAGGGGGTTCAAGCTCAGACGCTGGCGAACGCCCACATGGCCGCGCAGAACAACGTCGAGATGGTGCCCGTCATCAACAAGATCGATCTTCCAAACTCCGACGTCGAGGGGACCCTCCAACAGTGCGAGGACGTGCTCGCCATACCTTCCGAGATGGCGGTAGCGGTCTCCGCAAAGACCGGCGAGGGGGTGGAGGAGGTGCTCGAAGCGATAGTCAAACACCTCCCGCAGCCCCGCGGTTCAGAAGAGAAACCCCTTCGCGCCCTGATCTTCGACAGCTGGTTCGATGCGTATCTCGGGGCTGTTGCGCTGGTGAGGGTGGTCGACGGCAGTATAGAGGTCGGACAGAAAATCAGGCTCATGAACGTGGGCAAGGAATTCGAAGTGCAGAAGCTGGGCATATTCGATCCGCATCAGCGCGACGTGGAGACGTTATCCACGGGCGAAGTGGGCATGGTCGTGGCGAACATAAAACAGGTTGCGGACACCAAGGTCGGCGACACGGTCACCGGTGCGGCGAGACCGGCGGCCGAGCCTCTGCCCGGGTTCCGCGAGGTAAAACCGATGGTCTTCGCCGGTCTCTATCCCACCGACCCGGGCCAGTATGAGGAGCTCAAGGAGGCGATGGAGAAGCTCAGGCTCAACGACTCCTCCTTCACCTACGAGCCCGAGACGTCGGGTGCCCTGGGTTTCGGCTTCAGGGCGGGATTCTTGGGTTCACTCCACATCGAGATAGTGCAGGAGCGGCTGGAGAGGGAGTACGGACTGACGCTCGTCTCCACCGCGCCCACGGTCGTCTACGAGGTCCTGACTACACAGGGCGATATTGTGCGCGTGGATAACCCGGCGAAGCTGCCTGAACCCACGCAGATCGACGAGATACGCGAGCCGTACGCGCTCGCCTCCATAATGTGCCCGAACGAATCGCTGGGCGCCATCATGCAGCTCTGCCAGGACCGCAGGGGCGAGCAGTCGAACATGGAGTACTTCGGCCGCGACCAGGTGATGATAAAATACAACATGCCGTTCGCTGAGATGATGTTCGACTTCTTCGATCAGCTCAAGACGGTATCGCGGGGCTACGCCTCGCTCGATTACGAGATCGTAGGCTACAGGCCGGCGAAGCTCGTGAAGCTCACGGTGCTCATCAACGGCGACCCGGTAGACGCCCTCTCGACGATAGTCCATCGCGAGAACGCCCAGTACAGGGGCCGCGAACTTGTGCACAAGCTCAGGGGGCTGATCCCGAGGCAGCAGTACGAGGTGGCGATACAGGCCGCGATCGGCTCGCGGGTGATCGCGCGCGAGACGGTGAAGGCCCTGCGCAAGGACGTCATAGCCAAGTGCTACGGCGGCGACGTGACTAGGAAGCGAAAGCTCCTGGAAAAACAGAAGGAAGGAAAGCGGAGGATGAAGAGGGTCGGCAGCGTCGAAATACCTCAGGAAGCGTTTCTCAGCGTATTGAAAGTGAGATAG
- a CDS encoding SPOR domain-containing protein encodes MSSYMPNRGRGEESESFFCRFTFGQFFALLVLEVFTLFFVFYLGARYGRGLLGLDKPPSVALENIAAGQVERTGEREANEGSRVLTTQDPEVAKMAGELMAKANTPELKDRIKEMIGQAQGGREAMPEVVTVKRAEEAPPPPRPVAPDIEQMPAEARAPAAGDSSVIRIKSGDNARYSLQIGSYPNIDEGTRSVEKWKARGYPAFIMIADIPDRGRWYRVRIGGFENRDDAMKYMEEFTAKENVEALVVLNEQ; translated from the coding sequence ATGTCTAGCTATATGCCCAACAGAGGCAGGGGGGAAGAATCAGAGAGTTTCTTCTGCCGCTTCACGTTTGGGCAATTCTTTGCTCTGCTCGTGCTGGAGGTCTTCACCCTTTTCTTCGTATTCTATCTGGGCGCGCGCTACGGCAGGGGGCTCCTCGGTTTGGACAAGCCGCCTTCGGTCGCACTGGAGAACATTGCGGCAGGCCAGGTCGAGCGGACCGGAGAGCGGGAAGCGAATGAAGGCTCCAGGGTCCTCACGACCCAGGACCCCGAGGTCGCGAAAATGGCTGGCGAGCTGATGGCCAAGGCGAACACACCTGAGCTCAAGGATCGGATCAAGGAGATGATCGGCCAGGCACAGGGGGGCAGGGAGGCGATGCCCGAGGTCGTGACCGTGAAACGCGCCGAAGAGGCACCTCCGCCGCCCCGGCCCGTCGCACCTGACATCGAGCAGATGCCTGCTGAGGCCCGGGCCCCGGCTGCCGGCGATTCAAGCGTCATCCGCATCAAATCGGGCGATAACGCGCGTTATTCCCTCCAGATCGGCTCGTACCCCAACATCGACGAGGGCACGAGGTCAGTTGAGAAATGGAAGGCCAGGGGATACCCGGCCTTCATAATGATAGCGGACATACCGGACCGCGGCCGCTGGTATCGCGTGCGCATCGGGGGCTTCGAGAACCGCGACGACGCCATGAAATACATGGAGGAATTCACCGCAAAGGAGAATGTCGAGGCCCTTGTCGTTCTCAACGAGCAGTGA
- the pyrR gene encoding bifunctional pyr operon transcriptional regulator/uracil phosphoribosyltransferase PyrR, with the protein MADSKGKPLLSEKEMESEITRMAREIISDGTENVALLGIITRGVPLADWIARKIESIQHKPVEVGSLDINLYRDDLSEVSEQPVVRPTEIPFAIDGKGIVLVDDVLYTGRTIRAAMDAIIDFGRPRFVKLAVVIDRGWRELPIQADYVGKKIKTTADQNVKVMVKPIDDRNEIWVKRQK; encoded by the coding sequence ATGGCTGATTCAAAGGGCAAACCTCTTTTGAGTGAAAAGGAGATGGAATCCGAGATCACGCGCATGGCGCGGGAGATCATCTCCGACGGGACCGAGAACGTGGCGCTGCTCGGTATCATCACGCGCGGCGTGCCGCTGGCCGACTGGATCGCGCGCAAAATCGAATCCATACAGCACAAGCCGGTGGAGGTCGGCAGCCTGGACATCAACCTCTACCGCGATGACCTCTCCGAGGTCAGCGAGCAGCCGGTGGTCAGGCCGACCGAGATACCGTTCGCGATAGACGGCAAGGGGATAGTGCTCGTCGACGACGTGCTCTACACCGGCCGCACGATCAGGGCGGCGATGGACGCGATCATCGACTTCGGCAGGCCGCGCTTCGTCAAGCTCGCCGTCGTCATCGACCGCGGCTGGCGCGAGCTGCCGATACAGGCGGACTACGTCGGCAAAAAGATAAAGACCACCGCGGACCAGAACGTCAAGGTGATGGTGAAGCCCATAGACGACAGGAACGAAATCTGGGTGAAGAGACAAAAATGA
- the lepB gene encoding signal peptidase I, producing the protein MTEEITQGSMKKKKSALREYAEALILAVSVALLIRAFVIEAFKIPSGSMLPTLSIGDHIFVNKFIYGLRIPFTKYRIVELGKPERGDVVVFIFPVDGGKDFIKRVIGLPGDRIHVEGRDVWANGERMKRQPVEVSDYPGDNRRLLVRNGRQRTIPFVRGWRDFDFFEEQDGEATHLVQYERERERGSFDAVVPPGHYLVMGDNRDNSSDSREWGFVPFENIKGKAMFVWLPLDKDHGGIRWHEFGRWIE; encoded by the coding sequence ATGACGGAAGAGATAACGCAGGGATCCATGAAGAAGAAAAAGAGCGCGTTACGGGAGTACGCCGAGGCGCTCATACTGGCCGTCTCGGTTGCGCTGCTCATACGCGCGTTCGTGATAGAGGCGTTCAAGATCCCGTCCGGCTCGATGCTGCCCACGCTCTCCATCGGTGACCACATCTTCGTCAACAAGTTCATCTACGGCCTGCGGATACCGTTCACGAAATACCGCATAGTGGAGTTAGGCAAGCCGGAGAGGGGAGACGTCGTGGTCTTCATCTTTCCGGTCGACGGCGGCAAGGACTTCATCAAGCGCGTGATAGGTCTTCCGGGCGATCGGATCCACGTCGAGGGCAGGGACGTGTGGGCTAACGGCGAGAGGATGAAGAGGCAGCCGGTCGAGGTCTCGGATTACCCCGGCGACAACAGGAGGCTCTTGGTCAGAAACGGGAGGCAGCGCACGATCCCCTTTGTCCGCGGTTGGCGCGACTTCGACTTCTTCGAGGAGCAGGACGGTGAGGCGACCCACCTGGTCCAGTACGAGCGCGAACGCGAGCGCGGAAGCTTCGATGCGGTCGTCCCGCCCGGCCACTACCTGGTCATGGGGGACAATCGCGACAACTCCTCCGACAGCAGGGAGTGGGGTTTTGTGCCGTTCGAGAACATCAAGGGCAAGGCGATGTTCGTCTGGCTCCCCCTGGACAAGGACCACGGGGGCATCAGGTGGCACGAATTCGGCCGTTGGATCGAATAG